DNA from Nitrospira sp.:
CACTGGCGACATTGGACGGCGCCAGACTTTCCGACGATCACAAGGCCATCCGCAGCCGCATTCAAGACGTGGAAAAAGTCACGCATCACTTCGCCGAACTCTTGATGGACACGTCCTTGAAAGAAGCGCTCGAGAATAAAAAACTCTCAGAAATCGGGTGAAGCGTTCGTCGTTCGTACCTCGCAGACAACGAGATGCGGACGACGAAATACTAGAAGGAGCCGGGGATGGATTTGAAGTGGAACGACGCCGAAGAGATCGCGATCCGCTTGGTTGAAACCCACCCGACCACCGATCCCCTGACCGTCCGGTTCACGGACATGCACTCCTGGATCGTCGCCCTCCCGGAATTCAAAGACGACCCCCAAAAGTCGAACGAGAAAATCCTCGAATCCATCCAAATGGCCTGGCACGAAGAGTATCAGGATTCACAGTCCTGATCGATGACTCGCGCCCTCTTCGCGCAATAGATTGCCTGCAGGCTGACGCCGAGGAATTTTCTGCATCCTGATTGAGAGATGCCGTCAGGGCCTGGTGCCGCAAGGGGCGAACCAGTCTGTCGTCCTGCTAGGGCTCGACTGGGGCAGGTGAAGTGCTTTCAGGAATCTGATCGAGCTTATAAAAGTCGGTGGGGTCGATCTTGGATCCGGCCCTCATGGTCGGTTCCGTGCCCTTGGTAAAGAGTTCGACGGTTCCCTGCTGTTCATCCTGGTCCGTCAGGAGGGCGGTCGTGGGATCGACTTTCACGAACATGACCCCGTCTGGAATTTCAAAGGGCACCACCGGCAGCTGTTTGAGCGCCTCTTTCATGAACGCGATCCAGATCGGCAAGGCCGCATGCGCGCCCGATTCGGTTTCACCCAGGGGCCGCCGGTCGTCGAATCCCACCCAGGCCCCGGCAGCAAGGTTCGGCGTCGAGCCGATGAACCAGGCATCGGTAAAATCGTTGGTGGTCCCGGTTTTCCCGGCTACGGGCCGGTCGATGACGGCCTTGGCCGCCACACCGGTGCCCCGTTGCACCACATCTTCCATCATGTTCGTAATCAGGTAGGCTGTCTCGCGTGACACCACCTGCCGCGGCTGGATGACAGCTTGATCCAAAGTGCGGCCTCCGCTGTCTTGCACACTCGCC
Protein-coding regions in this window:
- a CDS encoding Fe-S cluster assembly protein IscX, giving the protein MDLKWNDAEEIAIRLVETHPTTDPLTVRFTDMHSWIVALPEFKDDPQKSNEKILESIQMAWHEEYQDSQS